The Danio rerio strain Tuebingen ecotype United States chromosome 1, GRCz12tu, whole genome shotgun sequence genome includes a region encoding these proteins:
- the lbx1b gene encoding transcription factor LBX1b — protein sequence MTTIKVVKICGAMESRGLNPLDHLPPPASSNKPLTPFSITDILSKPTVKRFHRIHRLPASDRVRQSITVSRQTLITQASPLCALQELASKTFKGLELGVLQAAEGKDGLKLFGQRDSPKKRRKSRTAFTNHQLYELEKRFLHQKYLSPADRDQIAHQLGLTNAQVITWFQNRRAKLKRDLEEMKADVESVRSTGLVPLDKLAKLADLERCAAAGATGNPGPQCSPRLGHEYKTVHKLCLSPMSSLSDHTSQDCSEDEEVEIDVDV from the exons ATGACAACCATCAAAGTCGTCAAAATCTGTGGTGCTATGGAGAGCCGTGGGCTAAACCCCCTGGACCACCTTCCACCACCCGCGAGCTCCAACAAGCCCTTAACGCCATTCAGCATCACAGACATCCTCAGCAAACCGACTGTCAAACGATTTCACAGGATTCACCGACTTCCAGCATCAGACAGAGTCCGACAGAGCATCACCGTTTCCAGGCAGACTCTCATCACTCAAGCCTCGCCTCTGTGCGCTCTGCAGGAACTGGCGAGCAAAACCTTCAAGGGTCTCGAATTAGGTGTTCTCCAAGCAGCAGAAG GAAAGGATGGGCTAAAATTATTTGGTCAAAGGGACAGTCCTAAAAAACGCCGAAAATCCAGAACGGCCTTCACAAACCACCAGTTATATGAACTAGAGAAAAGGTTTCTCCATCAAAAATACTTGTCACCTGCCGACAGAGACCAAATTGCCCATCAGCTGGGACTTACAAACGCGCAGGTCATAACCTGGTTCCAGAATCGACGGGCGAAATTAAAACGAGACCTCGAGGAGATGAAAGCGGACGTGGAGTCCGTTAGATCCACAGGTTTAGTCCCTCTGGATAAACTCGCTAAACTGGCTGATCTGGAGAGGTGTGCGGCCGCTGGAGCCACGGGGAACCCGGGGCCCCAGTGCTCACCACGGCTGGGTCACGAGTACAAGACTGTGCACAAATTATGTCTGTCCCCCATGTCGTCTCTCTCAGACCACACAAGTCAAGACTGCTCCGAAGACGAAGAAGTGGAAATAGACGTTGATGTCTGA